The Alosa sapidissima isolate fAloSap1 chromosome 8, fAloSap1.pri, whole genome shotgun sequence genome contains a region encoding:
- the asphd2 gene encoding aspartate beta-hydroxylase domain-containing protein 2 — MDWSLERMRELVAGGMQSMRECESSVLGTALCLALLFVWYCYRVGREQSMPSLRGAYGVAENRRGSLAVPGRVGSLIPSDGAGLGRGTKGRQCSGEELNGFAYCQSPECFRCTHAGEGLNQRLYHSLQDYAKRYTWAGMGRVHKGVRDQGRYLLSGRPSIQKPEVFFLPDLPSAPFFSRDAQKHDVELLERSFPALLAEFESVYRLPPTATSSSLPPGWKANSTPRGQWWTFYLVNQGTPLAVNARRCPRAWRVLGQLRTFVANNVFGNACFSVITPGAAIAEHYGPTNVRLRCHLGLKVPAGCELVVGGEPQCWSEGSCLLFDDSFLHTAFHEGTAEDGPRVVFMVDLWHPNVAAAERQALDYIFSPGH; from the exons ATGGACTGGTCACTGGAGAGGATGCGTGAACTTGTGGCCGGTGGCATGCAGTCAATGCGTGAGTGTGAGTCCAGCGTGCTGGGCACTGCCCTGTGCCTGGCGCTACTCTTCGTGTGGTACTGCTACCGCGTCGGGCGGGAACAGAGCATGCCAAGCCTGCGAGGCGCCTACGGTGTGGCCGAGAACCGACGCGGCAGCCTGGCAGTGCCGGGCCGCGTCGGCTCCCTTATACCCTCGGACGGAGCTGGTCTGGGGAGGGGCACCAAGGGGCGGCAATGCTCCGGCGAGGAGCTGAACGGCTTCGCTTACTGCCAGTCGCCCGAGTGCTTCCGCTGCACACACGCCGGTGAAGGGCTCAACCAGAGGCTCTACCACAGCCTGCAGGACTACGCCAAGCGCTACACCTGGGCGGGCATGGGCCGCGTGCACAAGGGCGTGCGCGACCAGGGCCGCTACCTGCTCTCGGGGCGGCCCTCCATCCAGAAGCCGGAGGTCTTCTTCCTGCCAGACCTGCCCTCGGCGCCCTTCTTCTCGCGCGACGCACAGAAGCACGATGTTGAGCTGCTTGAACGGAGTTTCCCTGCGCTGCTAGCAGAGTTCGAGAGTGTCTACCGGCTGCCCCCCACCGCCACGTCCTCCTCGCTGCCACCGGGATGGAAGGCCAACAGCACGCCACGGGGCCAATGGTGGACCTTCTACCTGGTGAACCAGGGCACGCCTCTCGCCGTCAACGCCCGACGGTGCCCGCGTGCCTGGAGGGTCCTGGGACAGCTGCGCACCTTCGTTGCCAACAACGTGTTCGGCAACGCTTGCTTCTCGGTCATCACGCCGGGGGCCGCTATCGCTGAGCACTATGGCCCCACCAACGTGCGCCTGCGCTGTCACCTGg gtctgaaGGTGCCCGCTGGTTGTGAGCTGGTGGTTGGGGGAGAGCCGCAATGCTGGTCGGAGGGCAGCTGCCTGCTGTTTGACGACTCCTTCTTGCACACAGCCTTTCATgagg GCACCGCAGAGGACGGCCCAAGGGTGGTCTTCATGGTGGACCTCTGGCACCCAAATGTGGCAGCTGCTGAGAGGCAGGCCCTGGACTACATCTTCAGTCCTGGAcactga